The Halomonas denitrificans genome window below encodes:
- the ald gene encoding alanine dehydrogenase, protein MRIGVPKEIKNHEYRIGLTPAGVRELAGHGHEILVEKDGGKAIGLTDDLYERAGATIIDTPEEIFEAAEMIIKVKEPQPNECRMLREGQVLYTYLHLAPDPEQTRLLVESGCTAIAYETVTDARGGLPLLAPMSEVAGRMSIQAGAHALERAQGGSGVLLGGVPGVRPAEVMVLGGGVVGLNAARMAMGMGADVTIFDRSLTRLKYIDELYGDRLNTLYSTDEAIDEHLATVDLVIGAVLIPGASAPKLITREELKIMEPGSVLVDVAIDQGGCFETSKATTHQDPTYEVEGIIHYCVANMPGAVARTSTFALTNATLAHAVQLANKGAARAMLDDEHLLRGLNVHRGQVTYEAVAKDLGYDYVPADKALRASG, encoded by the coding sequence ATGCGCATCGGTGTACCCAAGGAAATCAAGAACCACGAGTACCGGATCGGCCTGACGCCGGCCGGCGTCCGCGAACTGGCCGGTCACGGCCACGAGATCCTGGTCGAGAAGGACGGCGGCAAGGCGATCGGCCTGACCGACGACCTCTACGAACGCGCCGGCGCCACGATCATCGACACGCCGGAGGAGATCTTCGAAGCCGCCGAGATGATCATCAAGGTCAAGGAACCGCAGCCGAACGAGTGTCGGATGCTGCGCGAGGGCCAGGTGCTCTACACCTACCTCCACCTGGCGCCGGACCCCGAGCAGACCCGGCTGCTGGTCGAATCGGGCTGCACCGCGATCGCCTACGAGACGGTGACCGATGCGCGCGGCGGCCTGCCGCTGCTGGCGCCGATGAGCGAAGTCGCCGGCCGGATGTCGATCCAGGCCGGGGCGCACGCGCTGGAGCGCGCGCAGGGCGGCTCGGGCGTGCTGCTCGGCGGCGTGCCGGGTGTCCGGCCGGCCGAGGTCATGGTGCTCGGCGGCGGCGTGGTGGGCCTGAACGCCGCACGGATGGCGATGGGCATGGGCGCCGACGTCACCATCTTCGATCGATCGCTGACCCGGCTGAAGTACATCGACGAACTCTATGGCGACCGCCTCAACACCTTGTATTCCACCGACGAGGCGATCGACGAGCATCTGGCCACCGTCGACCTGGTCATCGGTGCGGTGCTGATTCCCGGCGCTTCGGCGCCGAAGCTGATCACTCGCGAAGAGTTGAAGATCATGGAGCCGGGGTCGGTGCTGGTCGACGTGGCCATCGACCAGGGCGGCTGCTTCGAGACCAGCAAGGCGACGACCCACCAGGATCCCACCTACGAAGTCGAGGGCATCATCCACTACTGCGTGGCCAACATGCCCGGTGCGGTCGCCCGCACGTCCACCTTCGCCCTGACCAATGCCACCCTGGCCCACGCGGTCCAGCTGGCCAACAAGGGTGCGGCGCGGGCGATGCTCGACGACGAACACCTGCTGCGCGGGCTCAACGTCCACCGCGGCCAGGTGACCTACGAAGCAGTGGCCAAGGACCTCGGCTACGACTACGTGCCGGCCGACAAGGCGCTACGCGCGAGCGGTTGA
- a CDS encoding PA2779 family protein, producing MISTMLRNTVLALALAALVMPAQASLISTGDALAIEQGQFEDRIEAYLLRDDVAAELSRLGVSHEVAMARVARLSPAEVEQLADGLEDLPAGEGVVVIAGVVFIVLLLLEAVGVTDIFKST from the coding sequence ATGATCTCGACGATGCTCAGAAACACGGTTCTTGCCCTGGCCCTGGCTGCGCTCGTGATGCCGGCCCAGGCATCGCTGATCTCGACCGGCGACGCGCTGGCGATCGAACAGGGGCAGTTCGAAGACCGGATCGAGGCCTACCTGCTACGCGACGACGTGGCCGCGGAGCTGTCGCGGCTGGGCGTTAGCCACGAGGTTGCGATGGCGCGCGTGGCTCGCTTGAGTCCGGCCGAAGTCGAGCAACTGGCCGACGGTCTCGAAGACCTTCCCGCCGGGGAGGGCGTCGTGGTGATCGCCGGCGTGGTGTTCATCGTGCTGCTGCTGCTCGAAGCCGTGGGCGTGACCGACATCTTCAAGTCGACCTGA
- a CDS encoding hemin uptake protein HemP, whose product MYVEPRTEATVSHATSSDSRTIDARRSGARGTRPGPEEIDSLLLLGSRKRVLIQHRGQTYELRETRLGKLILTK is encoded by the coding sequence ATGTACGTCGAACCCAGGACTGAAGCCACAGTGAGCCACGCTACCTCCTCCGACTCTCGCACGATCGACGCCCGGCGCTCGGGCGCGCGCGGAACCCGACCCGGCCCGGAAGAAATCGACAGCCTGCTGCTGCTCGGTTCGAGGAAGCGGGTACTGATCCAGCACCGAGGTCAGACCTACGAACTGCGCGAAACGCGGCTTGGGAAACTGATTCTGACCAAATAG